One Aspergillus oryzae RIB40 DNA, chromosome 2 genomic window carries:
- a CDS encoding uncharacterized protein (predicted protein), translating into MLDENLPTFFLKKTQQKFVWTILHSHRGTEPEPAYTLRHPDPASPSSKNRYAAALVDPYVPDIVYGEVLLIPEWTQPSLSAEAIRQNGGVTPSPEPILPTRFTVHLYNPDQQVTVQYKPKTWNSPATWSFEMPQQSFRQPSSSTLDRTQTDPAAADTTPKLRFSWRKDSKLSKDLTCLLSGKTTALSGTKAKSKEPDITISIFQALRELTLYEPNLYRVEMEDFKGLEVVLLLGAITIRDVYFTTMKDAFKLDATSVPVGPTPAAVANSPNGHTTAPAAGKDKQPVSAGSGALNANTTPTIPEEPTVENPPRRKQEQDKEEERRTKKLLEEEEKARRKRQAEIDKETRRLQRLYGEEEQRVRHSTPSLPPRPLQSPPPSERPAAAGRGAPAQRYYHTHHHSPSVPHIGHSPYLQTPGGNPHRQSVAFLPTQPQPAAVSKPQKLQQKKSFFGFRRSSSDENKLSKKRSSMF; encoded by the exons ATGCTCGACGAGAACTTGCCCA CGTTCTTCCTCAAGAAAACCCAACAGAAGTTCGTCTGGACCATCTTACATTCCCACCGTGGTACCGAGCCTGAACCAGCATACACTCTTCGCCACCCCGACCCAGCTTCCCCCTCATCCAAGAACCGCTACGCCGCCGCTCTAGTTGACCCCTACGTCCCGGATATCGTCTACGGCGAGGTTCTACTCATCCCCGAATGGACACAACCAAGTCTTTCCGCGGAAGCTATCCGCCAGAATGGCGGAGTCACCCCATCGCCTGAGCCTATCCTCCCCACCCGCTTTACCGTCCACCTCTACAACCCCGACCAGCAGGTCACCGTGCAATACAAACCGAAGACATGGAATAGCCCAGCGACATGGTCATTCGAAATGCCACAGCAATCCTTCCGACAACCCTCAAGCTCGACGCTAGACCGGACACAAACAGACCCAGCGGCGGCAGATACCACGCCCAAACTTCGCTTCAGCTGGCGGAAGGATAGTAAGCTGTCGAAGGACTTGACATGTCTGCTGTCTGGGAAAACTACTGCACTGTCCGGAACCAAAGCAAAGAGCAAGGAGCCAGATATCACAATCTCGATCTTTCAGGCGCTGCGTGAGTTGACGCTCTATGAACCGAACTTGTATCGAGtagagatggaggatttcAAGGGGCTGGAGGTTGTTCTCTTGCTTGGAGCAATAACTATTCGTGATGTGTATTTCACTACGATGAAGGATGCTTTCAAACTTGATGCGACATCGGTTCCCGTAGGACCTACCCCTGCTGCTGTTGCGAATAGTCCAAACGGTCATACCACTGCTCCCGCAGCTGGCAAGGATAAACAGCCTGTCTCAGCTGGATCTGGGGCGCTCAACGCAAACACGACACCAACCATTCCTGAGGAGCCTACAGTTGAGAATCCTCCACGACGCAAACAGGAACAAGATAAAGAGGAGGAACGCCGCACCAAGAAACttcttgaagaggaagagaaggcccGCCGCAAACGCCAAGCCGAGATCGACAAAGAAACCCGTCGTCTTCAGAGACTTTACGGtgaggaagaacagagagTCCGCCACTCCACTCCGTCGCTTCCGCCAAGGCCATTACAATCGCCTCCGCCATCAGAGCGGCCAGCTGCTGCTGGACGTGGGGCCCCGGCTCAGCGGTACTACCATACTCACCACCATTCACCCTCCGTGCCGCATATCGGACATTCGCCGTACCTCCAGACCCCTGGAGGTAATCCACACAGGCAGTCAGTAGCGTTCCTGCCGACGCAGCCACAACCAGCGGCGGTATCAAAGCCGCAAAAAttgcagcagaagaagagttTCTTCGGCTTCCGGAGGTCATCCTCTGACGAAAACAAACTGTCCAAAAAGCGCAGTTCGATGTTTTGA
- a CDS encoding uncharacterized protein (predicted protein), which translates to MPPVIHCVRHAQGFHNLCTENHVIRDPLLTDLGNEQCRKLSENFPFHDKIDLVTASPLRRTIYTALQSFGPVFEAHKDTKLLLLPDVQETSDVPCDTGSDPVDLRKEIEENGLPVDPSLVHEGWNNKTGRYAPTHDAIRKRAREARRWLKARPEKEIVVVTHGGFLHYFTEDWEDGNQYQGTAWANTEYRTYEFSSEAHKTDVEGHELEGEDATLVETISSRERRGKEGPAPDREAQKALYKKGIQGWDDQGLQLSTAERKAAKVPEGKEVDGVRV; encoded by the exons ATGCCTCCCGTTATTCATTGCGTGCGCCATGCTCAG GGTTTCCACAATCTCTGCACAGAAAATCATGTCATTCGCGACCCCCTCCTCACCGACCTGGGCAATGAACAATGCCGCAAACTCTCCGAGAACTTCCCCTTCCATGACAAGATCGATCTCGTAACTGCTTCTCCCCTTCGCCGTACCATCTACACCGCATTGCAGAGTTTCGGGCCCGTCTTCGAAGCGCACAAGGACACGAAATTGCTTCTCCTCCCGGACGTGCAAGAAACCAGCGATGTTCCTTGCGACACGGGTAGCGACCCCGTTGATTTGCGAAAGGAAATCGAGGAGAATGGATTGCCCGTTGACCCATCATTGGTGCATGAGGGATGGAACAACAAG ACTGGTCGGTATGCCCCAACTCATGATGCGATTAGAAAGCGAGCTCGCGAGGCTAGACGGTGGTTGAAGGCGAGAcctgagaaggagattgttGTCGTGACTCATGGTGGATTCTTGCATTATTTCACTGAGGATTGGGAGGATGGCAACCAATACCAAG GAACGGCCTGGGCTAACACCGAATACCGTACTTACGAATTCTCCTCTGAGGCCCACAAGACTGATGTGGAAGGTCATGAGCTCGAGGGCGAGGACGCAACCTTGGTTGAGACTATCTCTTCGCGCGAACGTCGTGGCAAAGAAGGCCCGGCACCTGACCGGGAGGCTCAGAAGGCTCTGTACAAGAAAGGAATCCAGGGGTGGGATGACCAGGGTTTGCAACTGAGCACGGCTGAACGTAAAGCGGCCAAGGTTCCAGAGGGCAAAGAAGTTGATGGTGTCCGTGTATGA
- a CDS encoding uncharacterized protein (predicted protein) → MIGASILLFIYEMRVPSEDHGGWASHCDGVAALMKEMGAQSFTHGFARSCYIFFRGFLIAYAFHKEQPCFLEEDQWQQLAEKVRAEDSQKPGLSRMFADVTERIVMELVKCPRYVHDAQLHQSTQNSQQALVLYSRILCTKNNLGFLVTQLKDLISIYQPENTASAPEFLLNGAVDAINLLNTLVQKLIMDPIPPIRLYSSLARLLDNKYIVQDARCLDRLGCSMGISGTRLD, encoded by the coding sequence ATGATCGGTGCTAGTATCCTACTTTTCATCTATGAGATGCGTGTGCCGTCTGAGGATCACGGGGGGTGGGCAAGCCATTGCGACGGTGTTGCAGCgttgatgaaggagatgggaGCACAGAGCTTCACCCATGGGTTTGCGCGCTCTTGCTATATTTTCTTTCGCGGGTTCCTGATTGCCTACGCCTTCCACAAAGAACAGCCGTGTTTTCTCGAGGAAGACCAGTGGCAGCAACTAGCAGAAAAGGTTAGGGCGGAGGATTCACAGAAGCCCGGGTTAAGTAGAATGTTTGCGGATGTCACGGAGCGCATCGTCATGGAGCTCGTTAAGTGTCCGAGATATGTTCATGACGCACAGTTACACCAGAGCACCCAGAACTCTCAACAAGCCCTGGTATTATATTCTCGGATTCTCTGTACGAAGAACAACCTGGGATTTCTTGTAACCCAGCTCAAGGATCTCATCAGTATCTATCAGCCGGAGAACACTGCAAGCGCACCGGAATTCCTCCTGAATGGGGCAGTGGATGCCATTAATCTCTTGAATACTCTAGTCCAAAAACTTATAATGGACCCCATTCCGCCCATACGTCTTTATTCCTCGCTGGCGCGGCTTCTCGATAACAAGTATATCGTGCAGGACGCTCGTTGTCTCGACCGATTGGGTTGTTCAATGGGAATATCGGGGACTAGACTTGATTGA
- a CDS encoding hydroxyacid-oxoacid transhydrogenase (alcohol dehydrogenase, class IV) — protein sequence MVAPSIRVAPSAANRALNLLRTVQYTHPPSCPCHSNPNHHHHHRTPTLADHVRRHMATPVDPSRQKEYAFEMAASSIRFGPGATKEVGMDFANMQAKRVCIVTDQNVSKLDAMKQAVEGLSREGIEFTVFDKVRIEPKDYSISVKEAIAFAKPYNPDAFLAVGGGSVIDTAKLMNLYTVYPEADFLDFVNAPLGKGLPVERKLKPLVAVPTTAGTGSETTGTAIFDLVSKKAKTGIAHRNLKPTLGICDPLNTRTMPSAVHASSGLDVLCHSLESWTAIPYNERTPRPTNPINRPAYQGANPISDIFSLQALRDTVKYLPRAVKDPDDFEAQSKMLLAATLAGVGFGNAGVHLCHGMSYPISSQNPGYKHAGYDVEHPIIPHGVSVAVTAPAVFRFTAASNPDRHLAAAEAFGVDISNVKRESAGEVLGEAIAKFLAELGDQPRGLKDLGFKSSDIDSLVEGTIPQKRVLMLAPNLNEELEAEKIELRGLLEQSMDH from the exons ATGGTCGCTCCCTCCATCCGCGTGGCCCCTTCGGCCGCCAACAGAGCTCTCAACCTCTTGCGCACCGTCCAATATACTCACCCGCCATCATGTCCATGCCACTCGAACCCtaaccaccatcatcaccaccgcACACCTACTCTAGCAGATCATGTCCGTCGCCACATGGCCACACCCGTTGACCCCTCACGGCAGAAGGAGTACGCCTTCGAGATGGCCGCCTCCAGCATCCGATTTGGCCCTGGTGCCACGAAGGAAGTCGGAATGGACTTTGCCAACATGCAGGCAAAGAGAGTATGCATTGTCACAGACCAGAATGTCTCCAAGTTGGACGCTATGAAGCAAGCCGTGGAAGGGTTGAGCCGGGAAGGAATCGAGTTTACAGTGTTCGATAAGGTTCGGATTGAACCCAAGGATTATTC GATTAGTGTCAAAGAGGCAATTGCTTTCGCAAAGCCATACAATCCTGATGCGTTCCTCGCAGTGG GTGGTGGATCGGTTATCGATACTGCAAAGCTCATGAATCTGTACACGGTCTATCCCGAGGCCGATTTCCTCGACTTTGTTAATGCGCCCCTTGGCAAGGGTCTCCCAGTAGAAAGGAAACTGAAGCCATTGGTAGCGGTGCCAACCACAGCAGGCACTGGATCAGAGACGACGGGAACTGCCATTTTTGACCTTGTGTCTaagaaagccaaaaccgGTATTGCACACCGGAACCTCAAGCCGACCCTGGGAATCTGTGACCCCCTGAACACGCGGACCATGCCATCTGCTGTGCACGCCTCCTCCGGTCTAGACGTGCTCTGCCACTCCCTAGAGTCATGGACAGCAATCCCATACAACGAGCGTACTCCCCGCCCAACCAACCCCATCAACCGACCCGCGTATCAGGGCGCGAACCCGATCTCCgacatcttctccctccAAGCCCTTCGTGACACCGTCAAGTATCTGCCCCGGGCTGTCAAGGACCCCGATGACTTTGAGGCCCAGTCAAAGATGCTCCTGGCCGCTACCTTGGCCGGTGTCGGCTTTGGTAATGCCGGTGTCCATCTCTGCCACGGCATGAGCTATCCTATCTCCAGTCAAAATCCCGGCTACAAGCATGCCGGATATGACGTTGAGCACCCGATCATCCCGCACGGTGTATCGGTCGCCGTCACCGCGCCTGCAGTCTTCCGATTCACCGCTGCATCCAACCCAGACCGCCATTTGGCAGCAGCCGAGGCCTTCGGCGTCGACATCTCGAACGTCAAGCGCGAAAGCGCAGGTGAAGTGCTCGGCGAAGCGATTGCTAAGTTTTTGGCTGAACTAGGCGACCAGCCCCGTGGTCTGAAGGATCTCGGATTCAAGTCCTCAGATATCGACTCTCTGGTGGAGGGAACTATCCCACAGAAGCGAGTTTTGATGCTTGCTCCTAATCTGaatgaggagctggaggcggagaagattgagtTGAGAGGCTTGTTAGAACAGTCCATGGATCATTAA